tgtccatgtaaacaggattattagcgATATCGTTTTTCCTAAAACGTGCAATGCCTGTAAACATTTTAATCTAACTACTAATCTGTCTATTCACAATAATCGCATTATTGTGTGCAAGTACTACTTCCgttcctctcctcgcccctacctgggctcgaaccagggacactCTGCACACatagccaccctcgaagcatcgttacccatcgctccataAAAGCCGCAGCCCtggcagagcaaggggaacaactacttcaaggtatCAGAGTGAGTGAAGTTACCGATTGAAAcgttattagcgcgcaccccgctaactagctagccatttcacatcggttacacatgtAACCATACTCATTGTTGCTGGctatccagaatcacaacaacacacataTTTCTGCCACATTGAAGTGTGTGCATTGTTTTAATGATATTGTCAGCTAACCCTTCTAATGGAAGTGTTAATGAATTTACCTGCAAAAAAAGCAGAGAACCATTCACACAGACCCGATACCTGTATTTTGGTTACATGGTCCGTGAAAATAAACACTCGTGATTATGTATTTTACTTGTCCATGTCCATGTTTTTACCTCCTATTCTTACTCTCTCCAAGTAATTGAGGCTTTTTTGGTAGGCTACCACACTTTGTTTGTAACACAACAtgggtttgttgttttgttttctatcAGGTTCCTCCATATTCTGTCAGATGTTACCACGTTTGAACATGTCATTCATGAAACGTGTAGCTTAATAAATAAGCCAAACTGCTCTAAATGACGACTGCCTTACTTAATTGAGACTGAAGGTCGACTGCAATCAATTCTCATTATCTGCACACTACATGGGTGTAATGATTAGTCGAAAGAGTTTCTATTGTACAATGATAgtttttattggacaaattcaggtaggtccctccccgtttcgttctgtttgcttcatatttaagaaacgtttttgcAACAAAATCGGCGTTTTGAATACGTCCCACCAAACGCTGGACCATGACGTCATCAAAAAAGGACAGCGGGCTATCTCGCAATCGTAAACAAAAGGACATTTTATCTCGCAGTTTTTCTACTCCTGGAAAAGTCTCTCCGCACATAGACCTTTGCGTAAACAGCTGTCATAATATTACAAGGCGAAAACATGGTGGATATACGCACAGGTGAATATACCTCTTGAATCTATACAATGACCGATATTGGTTTTATTCTTTGTGTTCACATCTAACATGTTTTTTTTAGCTGTACCGTCAGAGTCCTTAAATATAAGATCATCCGATGATGAACCCTTAATTACATTAATAAACAAGAAGCACCAGCCCAATGAGACCCAGGGTAAAAAAAGCCGGAATATCACTAGACAAGATTCAGGTGAGAGAACATGTGAAATGAAAACCTTTATAAACACCTATTAAATAAAGTAACCCTTACAAAAAATATTGCAATTTTCAAACTGCAGTAGAAGTGCAGTTAACTGGTATTTTGGACGCAATAATTGTAGAATATACTGCAGTTATGCTGCACAATTACTGCAGTAACAAAAACttattttggatgcagtatttgcagcatacgGCAGTTAtactgcaatcttttttcgtaagggaaatTACCTTATTTCGAGTAATATGTTGATATTTGCTGCTTGTGTGATTAGGGTTAGATGACACTTCAGATGATGAACCCTTGACCAAGTTGGAGAGACTTCCCAGACCTAAAAAAGCCACTGTACAAGCGAAGGGGCAAGGGACTACTTATATCAAAAGAGGAACAGGTAATGGCATCCAGAAGACAAACAACAAGATCGCAGGTGAGAACCTCTCTCAAGCTCCTCTAAATGTATGTCCTGAATActgtaaaatacacacacactactactattCTGAATGGATGAATGGAAGGAGGCATCAATTTGTTTGGTCTTTGTTGTAATTATAGGTTCAACCCAGGATGAGCACTCCTATGACAGCTCAGACGAGgaacccttgataaagatggTTAAAAAGCTCCCTAAACAGACATTATTGCCATTCAAAAAGAGACCCTTCaacacagccagagaggtgaacgATGTGAAGGGCAGAAATAACATCCAGAACACTCATAACATATGCACAGGTGAGACTAGTTACTCAATTCTTGTATCAAGGCTATATTTCTAAGCTACAGGACAGgtattgaggagtttaccacatcagtcaccggcttcattaataagtgcatcgacgacgttgtcGCTACAGTGTCcttacgtacatatcccaaccacaagccatggattacaggcaacttctgccctgagctaaaggctagagctgccgctttcaaggagcaggacactaatccggacacataagaaatcctgctacgccctccgacgaacaatcaaacagacaaagtgtcaatacaggactaagcttgaatcctactacaccggcttgtcggatgtggtagggcttgcaaACTGTCATAAATTACAAAAGGAAAACCCAGCCGAGACCTGCCCAGTGACGCAATCCTACCAGACGAGCTGCTGAggaaggacggctcataataatggccggaacggagcgaatggaatggcatcaaacacatgtttgatgtacagtgcctccggaaagtattcagaccccttgacttattccacattttgttacgttacagccttattctacaattgattaaattgttttgtcttcaatctacacacaatagacaCAATagaaccccataatgacaaataaaacccggaaatattacatttacataagtattcagaccctttactcaatactttgttgacgcgcctttggcagcgattacagtgtCGAgtctcttgggtatgacgctacaagcttggcacacctgtatttcggaagtttctcccattctctgcagatcctctcaagctctgtcaggttggatggggagggttgCGACACAGCTATTTTTAAGTCCgggcactggctgggccactcaaggacattcagcgacttgtcccaaagccactccagcgttgtcttggctgtgtgcttcgagtcgttgacctgttggaaggtgaactttcgccccagtctgaggtcctgagcactctggagcaggtttttaatcAAGAATAACTGTGTACTTtggtccgttcatctttgccttgatcctgactagtctccctgtccctgccactgaaaaacatccccacaacatgatgctgccaccagcatgcttcaccgtagggatggtgctgggtttcctccagatgtgacacttggcattcaggcaaaatagttaaatcttggtttcatcagaccagagaatcttgtttctcatggtctgagaatctttaggtgccttttggaaaactccaagcggcgTGCCATGTgtgttttactgaggagtggcttctgtctggccactcttaACCATAAAAACATGATTGGGGAAGTGaggcagagatgggagaaccttccagaaggacaaccatctccacagaggaactctggagctctgtcagagtgaccatcgggttcttggtcacctccctgaccaaagcccttctcccccgattgctcagtttggccgggcaggccagctctaggaagagtcttggtggttcaaaacttcttccattttaagaatgatggaggccactgtgttcttggaccttcaatgctgtagatgttttttggtacccttccccagatctgtgcctcgacacagtcctgtctctgagctctactgacaattccttcaacctcatggcttggtttttgatctgacatgcagtcaactgtgagaccttatatagacaggtgtgggcctttccaaatcatgtccaatcaattgaatttaccccgggtggactccaatcaagttgcagaaacatcccaaggatgatcaatggaaacaggatgcacctgcgcTCAatgtcaagtctcatagcaaaggttctgaaaaCTAAATGGAAATaaggtgtatatatattttttgtaatacaATTGAAAACAtgctaaaaacttgttttcgcttggtattgtgtgtagattgctgaggattttttatttatttaatccataacataacaaattgtggaaaaagtcaaagggtgtgaatactttccgaaggcactgtatttgataccattccactcattctgcTCCCTTGGTGTCCCTATCACTAAGAACAATGGACAACGCCTTGTCCCCCTGGCTGATCttaaaagatttgtcatgggccctcaaatcctcaaaaacttatacagctgcaccattgagagcattttaACTGGCCGCATCACTGCTTGgtgtggcaactgcttggcatccgaccgcaaggcgctacagacggtagtgggtacggcccagtacatcattgggacCGAACTCCCTGCCTTCCAGGACTTCCTATACCagggggtgtcagaggaaggctctaaaaattgtcagactccagccatccaagtcgtagactgttctctctgctaccgcacggcaatgAGTATTGGAGTGCCAAGTCTTGGACCAACAggcacctgaacagcttctaccccatgCCATAAGACTGTTAGGTTAATAAAATGGCCAACCGGagtatttacattgacacccttttatttatcttttatttagtaaataattGTCTTacttttttaactctgcattgttgggaatgggctcgtaagtaagcatttcactgtgaagtctacacctgttgtatgcaACGCATTataccaataaaattggatttgattcaTATACAGAAATGTACTAAATGGCTTTAGCGGGGAATAAACTTGCTTTTCCTGTTCATCTTATTGTCTATTTAACCAGACTCATCAGGTGACAGCTCCGATAATGTGCCACTGATCAAGATGGTAGACAAGCTGAAGACACAAACCCGAACAAAGACACTCCCTACAACAGCCAGAAAAACACCCAGTAAAGTTCTTAAACACAACAGGAGTATAGTTGAGAACACACAGCATCTCTTGTCTCTATACTTTCACTATGGCATAATATGTCTGACAGTTGTATCATTGATTCTAATCCAATAGTCTTGTTTTCTGATTACATGGTCAGAATCCTCCGATGACAGCTCAGATGATGAACCATTGATTAATCTAACCAGGTCTCCATCTAAAGACACTGTGAGGACAATACTGAAGAGCTGTGTCGCTAAAGAATCCAACGGCAACAACTGTAGTCAAAGAAAAGGCAAAACCAGCAGAGGTAATTTATCCTATAGAGCACATTTTTATAAATATTGCTGAGTATGCTGACAGATCATTTTTTTGATGGGTCTCTGTTTTTCCTTTATCCTGTTTGAATTGTCAGAGGAAGAGGGGAATTCTGATTCTGATGACGAGCCCTTAATTAGCCTAGTTAAAAAGCCTCTTAAAGCTGTAAAGAAGACCACGACACCAGCGAAGAAGAGTGTGCCAGGAAAGACAAACAAAGCAGTCAACAGATGGAGCACCAACATTGTTCAAAGCACGAGTGAAGGTGAGAATACTTTTTCAGCACTTGTCGAAGCATGGATTTAAAACAATCCAAAATACACCCTAGCATAGATTAGGTTAGGTTGAGTCTTGTTATGCAACTGTTGATTTGTATTGCTTTTTTAGGGTCTTTGGATGATAGATTAGATGATGAGCTGTTGATTAAGAAGATGGTGAGGAATCCATCAATGAAGACCCTGATGGTTATTCTGGAGAGGTGTGAAACTAAAGAAGCCTTGGCAGATTACTATAGAGCCAATGTGGGAAATGCTGGCGAAAGAAGTGCAGGTAAGAATTCCACTTATTGTATATTTCCCTTCCCATTTAGATTATCTTTGACATAGTCGAGAGCTTCACTCTTTGATAAATCACATTGAAATCTGTCAGTGTCTACCTATTATGCAGTACTCATAGGTTTTTTGTGTATTTATTTGGAAGAGGATTAACTCTTGTGAAAGATGGTCACGAATCCCCCTCATTCTTCAACAGAAGCTATGGCAGAGAAGAGAAATCGGTCACAAGACTGCTCTGACGATGAACCTTTGATAAAGATGGTTGGAAACCCAGAGTCATGATTATGGACTAGTATAGATACCGGAATAGTACTTCATTTTAGGACGACAGCATTCAGTAACAAACTTGTTGAAGATGGCACAATAGTTACTGACACAACCACTTTTTTTCTTGCTTGAGTTGACTGTTTTATGGTGAAAAGAAATGTGTGTTGTCTAACTATTAGGTGATTTGGGATAACTATTTTCATTTTTTAATTTGTGTTTTTATaacttatttatttttgtatcatGTTTACCACATGGATGCTCGTGGTAGCATGTTTTATAGTATATTTATGGCCATGCAAAAGTTGACTCATTCAACAATAGGCCTGATTATTTTTAATTGTTGCCAATTATGGGTCTCCAGCTTAATGAATTAGAGTACATTTTTGTGATTAATAGGGGGGAGTCAGGTACTCCATTTATTTTGACTGGTATGTACCATCAAATAGGGAGCAGTACTATTCATTTTCAAACACTGAAACTGTAGATGTGCTTGTTACAGTCCACGCATGTAATGGATTGCCATTCAATTGTGTGATATTACATTATAAAAAAATTATTCATTAATTGTTTTCACAATTTTAATTAAAGAACAGAAGTTTCCCATTTGTCTTAGTCATTAACAAAAAACACACCTTCACTTTAATGGGAGATATTAAATCGGCGAAGGATTCCAGCTTCTAAACTGAGACATCTGTAAAATGAGAGGCTTttttttgcaactctgcctagaaggccagcattccgggggtcgcctcttcactgttgatgttgagactggtgttttgcgggtactatttaatgaagctgccagttgaggacttgaggagtctttctcaaactagacactctaatgtacttgtcctcttgctcagttgtgcaccggggcctcccactcctctttctattctggttagagccagttagcgctgttctgtgaagggagaagtacacagcgttgtacgagatcttaagtttcttggcaatttctcgcatggaatagccttcatttctcagaacaagaatagactgatgagcttcagaagaaatgtctttgtttcaggccattttgagcctgtaattgaacccacaaatgcttatGCTCCAGATTAGATgccgaccgattatgatttttcaacgccgatatcgattattggaggacaaaaaaagccgatacgattaatcggccgattaattttttaataataaaaatatatatattaataataaaaaaataaaaaaaatacatataaaaaataataatcataataataaaaaataaaaaaattatttgtaataatgacaattacaacaatactgaatgaacacttattttaacttaatataatacatcaataaaatcaatttagcctcaaataaataatgaaacatgttcaatttggtttaaataatgcaaaaacaaagtgttggagaagaaagtaagtgcaatatgtgccatgtaagaaagctaacgtttaagttccttgctcagaacatgagaacatatgaaagctggtggttccttttaacatgagtcttcaatattcccaggtaagaagttttaggttgtagttattataggaattataggactagtttaaaaatgtatacttctgtgtattgattttaagaaaggcattgatgtttatggttaggtacaagttggagcaacgacagtcctttttcgcgaatgcgcaccgcatcgattatatgcaatgcaggacacgctagataaactagtaatatcatcaaccatgtgtagttataactagatTTTGCCAAATTtggcaatttccaaatgcctgaaggtaccacgttcatctgtacaaacaatagtttgtcttaatagcttctaccccccaagccataagagagctaatcaaatggctactgggactatttgcattgacccccccccacccctttttTTTCACGCtcctgctacttgctgtttattatctattatcCATGCATAattactttacccctacctacatgtacatattacctcagttacctcgactaacctgtacccccgcacatcgACTCAGAATCGgtacccatgtatatagcctcgttattgtattGTTGCTCATATTCTTTTTACTTTAGtctatttagtaaatatttttcttaactgcattgttgatttaaagggcttgtaagtaagcatttcacagtaaggtctacacttgttgtattctgtgcatgtgacaaataaaatttgatttgatatcaagGCTTCAAAATTCttttgacatcaataagggatcttagctttcacctggattcacctagtcagtttCATGGCTAGAGACGGTGATCCTAATATTTTGTActcagcacaggaggttggtggcaccttaattggggagaatggaATCCTGGTAATGGCTGGGgtggaatggtattaaatacaGCAAACACATGACATTCCATCACTTCGTTccatccattattatgagccgtcctcccctcagcagcttccaCTGACACTCATTGTATGTCAGGTGTGGATTCGCCATGCCAGAAGGGTTTTCCCCAGGTGAATGAACAATGAGGATATTTATTGCAATTTTTTGTGAGAACCTATGTCCAAATGCTCCAGACAGGCTTGATGCAAACTAGTGCCTGCTAAACATGGTTTCTTTCATTTATTTTCATTTGATTACATTGTGAAAGATATCTTCAATGATCACACCTTTGATCACACATGGGATAGAAATGTAATGTTCAGTCAATTTTAATGGGTTGTGCAAGTTTATTACCTAATGTGAAATCAGTGTAATGTACTGTAGCATACTATATTCAAAGGCAATTTTGAAACAtgtatattacatttttttgctaTTGGAGTAACTGGTTGTTAAAATAACTAAATTGAGAATATCATTATTTTGTGTTAAACTCATATTTCACAAATCAATTGTTCTGTGGTGAAAGATGTCTACAAACAAAATGAATGCTCAATGAAAGCTTTTGAATGTAAGACTGGCTGTGttaccagtttggagttttgtactaagagttttgAAAATTCATCACAAAATTGTGAAAATAGGATCAAAGCGATATAAAAACATGTTCAAACAGTTTGTTTGCTCCTCAACGTAGCTCCCCAGCAAATGTTCAATCCATACACTGTGTCGTGTCTCTGACTTCTTTAATGTGATGACGAGCTATTTTGTTTGATTACGTGATTGAATTAAAAATTGCAACAATTAACTCGTTAATAACCTGGAGCACCACGGAAGAGTTAGTTTATATAGAGCGACTATCTCCCAAATCCACTCTTAAAGATCCCTAGAtattttatatcaatagcagtcaatcagTCATTAATTATTCTTGACCTAatatcagtctcatctgaacgtcgtacgaacccagcctttactatgaatgATACATACACAAATTGGctgaattatttatttactaactaattaaGCAATTACAGAATATACATTATACAGTAAATACCGTCCCCAATGGACTAAacaaaaacagtttggttataacACGATAGATTCAGAGTGTGGGGGGGTTGGAAGGAAGACTAAGGAATGGGTCTCTATCGGACATGGGAAGCTATTCTCACATAAATACATATGCCACTAACGATCGCTCGTTAGGTCGCCATTGTTCTTGTAGATTCTTCCGGGTCGTCTTAGAGTGAGATGTTGTGATTTTCTGCATCGGTCAATGTTCTTACTAGATTTGCTACCTTTGCAGTCTGTTAGGCTGTAATCTTGGACTCACTTCTTCTTGAGTGATCAATATTTCAGAGTTCATACCATTTCACGTGTGGAGCAAGCTCTCACGTTTTCTGGCCTGTAGAGTTGAAATTAGAATTAGCCCTTTTTAAACAGGTGATTTTTCGTCACGGGGGCTTTTATTCTAGAGTGGAAAAGGGGTTGGTTCATTATTTCCAACCAATTTCTACTCACTTGGGCGGGGCCACTGACTGGGCACACATTACCATAAAACAAACACTTTTCATTTTAGAAGACTAAATCACATTATCTTTTCAAAAGTATTCTTCTACTTCGTCAAACATTTTATCCAACATTCAGATGCAAGCTTCAACTGAAGaacctgtataaacagagttagggTAACGTGCCTGTATTGTCTTTCATTAgatcacaaacatgaaacaaaacggaCCGGGTCTTAGCTGGCTCCTCCACCAACCGTTTCCACTTTCTCTAAATTAGGAACTATGTT
This region of Salvelinus namaycush isolate Seneca chromosome 32, SaNama_1.0, whole genome shotgun sequence genomic DNA includes:
- the LOC120027481 gene encoding uncharacterized protein LOC120027481 isoform X2, producing the protein MVDIRTAVPSESLNIRSSDDEPLITLINKKHQPNETQGKKSRNITRQDSGLDDTSDDEPLTKLERLPRPKKATVQAKGQGTTYIKRGTGNGIQKTNNKIAGSTQDEHSYDSSDEEPLIKMVKKLPKQTLLPFKKRPFNTAREVNDVKGRNNIQNTHNICTDSSGDSSDNVPLIKMVDKLKTQTRTKTLPTTARKTPKSSDDSSDDEPLINLTRSPSKDTVRTILKSCVAKESNGNNCSQRKGKTSREEEGNSDSDDEPLISLVKKPLKAVKKTTTPAKKSVPGKTNKAVNRWSTNIVQSTSEGSLDDRLDDELLIKKMVRNPSMKTLMVILERCETKEALADYYRANVGNAGERSAED
- the LOC120027481 gene encoding uncharacterized protein LOC120027481 isoform X1 gives rise to the protein MVDIRTAVPSESLNIRSSDDEPLITLINKKHQPNETQGKKSRNITRQDSGLDDTSDDEPLTKLERLPRPKKATVQAKGQGTTYIKRGTGNGIQKTNNKIAGSTQDEHSYDSSDEEPLIKMVKKLPKQTLLPFKKRPFNTAREVNDVKGRNNIQNTHNICTDSSGDSSDNVPLIKMVDKLKTQTRTKTLPTTARKTPKSSDDSSDDEPLINLTRSPSKDTVRTILKSCVAKESNGNNCSQRKGKTSREEEGNSDSDDEPLISLVKKPLKAVKKTTTPAKKSVPGKTNKAVNRWSTNIVQSTSEGSLDDRLDDELLIKKMVRNPSMKTLMVILERCETKEALADYYRANVGNAGERSAEAMAEKRNRSQDCSDDEPLIKMVGNPES
- the LOC120027481 gene encoding uncharacterized protein LOC120027481 isoform X3, which gives rise to MVDIRTAVPSESLNIRSSDDEPLITLINKKHQPNETQGKKSRNITRQDSGLDDTSDDEPLTKLERLPRPKKATVQAKGQGTTYIKRGTGNGIQKTNNKIAGSTQDEHSYDSSDEEPLIKMVKKLPKQTLLPFKKRPFNTAREVNDVKGRNNIQNTHNICTESSDDSSDDEPLINLTRSPSKDTVRTILKSCVAKESNGNNCSQRKGKTSREEEGNSDSDDEPLISLVKKPLKAVKKTTTPAKKSVPGKTNKAVNRWSTNIVQSTSEGSLDDRLDDELLIKKMVRNPSMKTLMVILERCETKEALADYYRANVGNAGERSAEAMAEKRNRSQDCSDDEPLIKMVGNPES